From one candidate division KSB1 bacterium genomic stretch:
- a CDS encoding glycosyltransferase produces the protein MYDISIIIVNYNVREFLRQSLLSIRKALANLAAEIFVVDNASNDGSADMVRSEFPEVKLIANRDNIGFARANNQALRQATGRLLVLLNPDTVVQEDTFASIRAFFDLHPETGMAGCKVLNPDGSLQLACRRSFPTPWVAFTRLSGLSRLFPNSRWFGRYNLTYLPENETAEVEAISGSFMAVRREALDQVGLLDEDFFLYGEDLDWCFRMRTAGWKIHYFPGTQIIHFKGESAKQSDLDNLRLFYQAMGLFVRKHFRPDSAAKHPAFHYKKSALKSGASFYKRFAGLISYWLLHAAIRFRAVIAFGQSLFSKSAAPLADLALMQISIAAAVWFRFETFEVLPRFIIVAAVYSSIWLICLALFGCYNRAQFSFSQALAAVILGFLINASLTYFFKQYAFSRAVVLAAGAMNILLLPGWRLLLKVSRLSFLFSNRKSGRTLIVGDFEADGALIEKLKIRTGFGLPGQGKYNLVGLVSLHASEVGKEYAGVPVLTSLDGLAEWLNAAKDYRIQQVIFSTQRIPFGRILEVISKSPQSSSKIFGRKVGGGISFKLVPSHLDVIIGKSGIDQVAETPLLEIENRLSRFWPALGKRVLDVSLAGFFMLVGAPFFLLAWLFGGSLQSQTIQLPDGRSSRLWKFVRGGKLAKWPWLLAILSGKLSWVGLAVSNLQIANYKLPPAVVDVAEIHSADGRNQLSDEEKNKLYLYYLTHYSPCLDLEILLRTIFRI, from the coding sequence ATGTATGACATTTCGATTATCATCGTCAACTACAACGTGCGCGAGTTCTTGCGGCAAAGTCTGCTTTCCATTCGCAAAGCCCTCGCCAATCTCGCGGCGGAAATATTTGTCGTGGACAACGCCTCCAACGACGGCAGCGCCGATATGGTGCGAAGCGAATTTCCCGAGGTGAAACTCATCGCCAATCGTGATAATATTGGCTTCGCGCGGGCCAACAATCAAGCTCTGCGGCAAGCAACCGGCCGGCTCCTTGTGCTGCTCAATCCCGACACCGTCGTGCAGGAAGACACTTTTGCCTCCATTCGCGCCTTCTTCGATCTGCATCCCGAAACGGGAATGGCCGGCTGCAAAGTGCTCAATCCCGACGGCTCGTTGCAGCTCGCTTGCCGGCGCAGTTTTCCCACCCCGTGGGTGGCGTTCACGCGTCTTTCCGGTTTGAGCCGGCTTTTTCCAAATAGCCGCTGGTTCGGGCGCTACAATCTGACGTATCTTCCCGAAAATGAAACCGCTGAAGTCGAAGCGATTTCCGGCTCCTTTATGGCCGTGCGGCGCGAGGCGCTCGATCAGGTCGGCCTGCTCGACGAAGATTTTTTTCTTTACGGCGAGGATCTCGACTGGTGCTTCCGAATGCGCACTGCCGGCTGGAAAATTCATTATTTTCCCGGCACGCAAATCATTCATTTCAAGGGCGAAAGCGCCAAGCAGAGCGATCTCGATAACCTGCGCTTGTTTTACCAAGCCATGGGCCTGTTCGTGCGCAAGCATTTTCGCCCCGATTCTGCCGCAAAACACCCGGCTTTCCATTATAAGAAATCTGCACTGAAGAGCGGGGCGAGTTTTTATAAACGATTCGCGGGATTGATTTCGTATTGGCTGCTGCACGCGGCCATTCGGTTTCGCGCGGTGATCGCTTTTGGGCAATCGCTGTTCAGCAAATCGGCGGCACCGCTGGCCGATTTGGCGCTGATGCAGATCAGCATCGCCGCGGCGGTGTGGTTTCGCTTCGAGACGTTCGAGGTTCTGCCGCGCTTTATCATCGTCGCCGCCGTCTACTCATCAATCTGGTTGATTTGCCTGGCGTTGTTCGGCTGTTACAACCGCGCGCAATTTTCTTTTTCTCAAGCCTTGGCGGCGGTGATTCTCGGCTTTTTGATCAATGCCAGTTTGACGTATTTTTTCAAGCAATACGCGTTTTCGCGCGCCGTGGTGTTGGCGGCCGGCGCCATGAATATTTTGCTGTTGCCGGGCTGGCGTTTGCTGTTGAAAGTCTCCCGACTTTCCTTTTTATTTTCTAACCGCAAGTCGGGACGAACGCTCATCGTGGGCGACTTCGAGGCCGATGGCGCGCTGATCGAAAAATTGAAAATTCGAACGGGCTTCGGCCTGCCCGGCCAGGGCAAATATAATCTTGTCGGCTTGGTAAGCCTGCATGCGAGTGAAGTGGGGAAAGAGTACGCCGGTGTGCCGGTGCTCACCAGTTTGGACGGCTTGGCAGAATGGCTCAACGCGGCAAAAGATTATCGGATTCAGCAAGTGATTTTTTCCACGCAGCGCATTCCGTTTGGCCGCATTCTCGAAGTCATCTCAAAGTCTCCTCAATCTTCGTCGAAGATTTTTGGAAGGAAAGTTGGGGGAGGCATTAGTTTTAAATTAGTGCCCAGCCATCTTGATGTGATCATCGGCAAATCCGGCATCGATCAGGTGGCGGAAACTCCGCTGCTGGAAATTGAAAACCGGTTGTCACGCTTTTGGCCGGCGCTGGGAAAAAGAGTTTTGGATGTCTCGCTCGCCGGCTTTTTCATGCTCGTGGGCGCGCCGTTTTTTTTGCTGGCATGGCTGTTCGGGGGCAGCCTGCAGTCGCAGACGATTCAATTGCCCGATGGCCGTTCTTCGCGGCTCTGGAAATTCGTTCGAGGCGGGAAATTGGCCAAATGGCCGTGGCTGCTGGCCATCCTTTCCGGTAAGCTGAGTTGGGTCGGCTTGGCTGTTTCCAATTTGCAAATTGCAAATTACAAATTGCCTCCCGCCGTCGTTGATGTTGCTGAAATTCACAGTGCCGACGGACGCAACCAGCTTTCAGATGAAGAAAAAAACAAGCTTTATCTCTATTATCTCACGCATTATTCGCCTTGCTTGGATCTGGAAATTCTTTTACGAACCATATTTCGGATTTGA
- a CDS encoding HNH endonuclease has protein sequence MVSLNHNVLIVSQNYEPLSVITAKKAVILIYLGKAEIIERHPRWVIRSVRQEMPFPSIVRLVSYIHVPRKRIVLSRKNIIKRDGHRCQYCGATHKPVTVDHVLPKNRGGEDSWENLVCACVYCNNRKGNRTPEEAGMRLARKPQRPNHLFFIQHFVGIVDERWKPYLFMN, from the coding sequence ATGGTATCGCTCAATCACAACGTTTTGATTGTAAGTCAAAACTACGAGCCGTTAAGCGTGATCACGGCGAAAAAGGCGGTGATCCTGATTTATCTCGGCAAAGCGGAAATTATCGAAAGGCATCCGCGATGGGTGATTCGCTCCGTTCGGCAGGAGATGCCGTTTCCGAGTATCGTGCGCCTGGTTTCTTACATTCATGTGCCGCGCAAGCGCATCGTGCTGTCGCGTAAAAACATCATCAAGCGCGATGGTCACCGGTGTCAGTATTGCGGCGCCACGCACAAGCCAGTAACCGTCGACCATGTTCTTCCCAAGAATCGGGGCGGCGAAGATTCGTGGGAAAACTTGGTGTGCGCCTGTGTGTATTGCAACAATCGTAAGGGCAACCGCACCCCGGAAGAGGCAGGTATGCGTTTGGCGAGGAAGCCGCAGCGGCCGAATCATTTGTTCTTCATTCAGCACTTTGTCGGCATCGTCGACGAGCGCTGGAAACCGTATCTTTTTATGAATTAG
- a CDS encoding Trm112 family protein yields the protein MLDQEFLQIIACPKCKGKLEYQIPTGVAAVDAGGSVEAAPDQEPKLICRTCRLQYEVKDDIPILLIDEAKPL from the coding sequence ATGCTTGATCAAGAATTTTTGCAAATCATTGCGTGTCCGAAATGCAAAGGCAAATTGGAATATCAAATCCCAACAGGCGTCGCCGCGGTGGACGCTGGCGGTTCCGTGGAAGCCGCACCAGATCAGGAGCCGAAACTCATTTGCCGTACTTGTCGTTTGCAATATGAAGTCAAAGATGACATTCCGATTTTGTTGATTGATGAAGCGAAACCCCTATAA
- a CDS encoding acetyl-CoA carboxylase carboxyltransferase subunit alpha, translated as MAGFVLEFEKPIIELENQLKALRQKAAEEGRNVEAEAAKLEEKARRLREEIYSRLTRWQRVQLARHPQRPYALDYIERMMEDFIELHGDRAFGDDPAIVAGVGKLGDKKIMLVSQQKGRDTKQKLYRNFGMPHPEGYRKALRVMKLAAKFQRPIVCLVDTPGAYPGIGAEERGQAEAIARNLFEMSHLPVPIVVVIIGEGASGGALGIAVGDRVLMMENTWYSVISPEGCAAILWHDSTKAEQAAEAMKLTASDLLQFNVIDGIIQEPPGGAHRDHDAAAQILKTRLLQEINELETIPAARLVAQRIEKYGKMGFWERA; from the coding sequence ATGGCCGGATTTGTTTTAGAATTTGAAAAACCGATTATTGAATTAGAAAATCAGCTTAAAGCGCTTCGCCAAAAGGCGGCGGAAGAGGGGAGGAACGTTGAAGCCGAGGCGGCGAAGTTGGAGGAAAAGGCGCGGCGCTTGCGCGAGGAGATTTATTCGCGCTTGACGCGTTGGCAGCGGGTGCAGTTGGCGCGGCATCCGCAGCGGCCGTATGCGCTGGATTATATCGAACGCATGATGGAAGATTTTATCGAGCTGCACGGCGACCGCGCCTTTGGCGATGATCCGGCGATTGTCGCCGGCGTGGGAAAGCTTGGCGATAAAAAAATCATGCTCGTCAGCCAGCAAAAAGGCCGTGACACCAAGCAAAAACTGTATCGCAATTTCGGCATGCCCCATCCTGAAGGCTATCGCAAGGCGCTGCGCGTGATGAAGCTGGCGGCGAAATTCCAGCGGCCGATTGTTTGCCTGGTGGACACGCCCGGCGCGTACCCGGGCATCGGTGCCGAAGAGCGCGGCCAAGCCGAGGCCATTGCGCGTAATCTGTTTGAAATGTCACATCTGCCGGTGCCGATCGTCGTCGTCATTATCGGTGAAGGTGCCAGCGGCGGCGCGCTGGGCATTGCCGTCGGCGACCGCGTGCTGATGATGGAGAACACGTGGTACTCGGTGATTTCGCCGGAAGGCTGTGCCGCGATTCTCTGGCATGACAGCACCAAAGCCGAACAGGCTGCCGAGGCGATGAAGCTCACCGCCAGCGATCTTTTGCAGTTCAACGTGATTGACGGCATCATTCAAGAACCGCCCGGTGGTGCGCATCGCGATCACGACGCTGCCGCGCAAATTCTCAAAACCCGCCTGCTGCAAGAGATCAACGAATTGGAAACAATTCCGGCGGCGCGCCTGGTGGCGCAACGCATCGAAAAATACGGCAAAATGGGTTTTTGGGAGCGAGCTTAA
- a CDS encoding Rpn family recombination-promoting nuclease/putative transposase — protein sequence MATDKPFYKLAIKHPVAILKLLGVFDGDDCVASSITFKATENRRDLIFKNRTGDKILFVEVHGYADPYVYHGQLDGIMMYCCHKQFKGEFRAAVIFLENSHHKAALKLAHHFDGHAQLAFQPMVLIMNQIELEALESLNDVRLIPLYPLCKVTSRQIEASIPAWGDRIKHAEQMSIAERKELLSLLGGFVSHRVKRLAPKVFNQLVGGFMFEDTRFGKELMGMGSRSIILEQIAHRFGTVPDDVRRRLERIYDIKRLKRIGSRLLEVENLKQLKQLIDPNGKSTAHEHKGLKKKGAVKAQHGVSR from the coding sequence TTGGCGACCGACAAGCCCTTTTATAAGTTGGCGATTAAACATCCGGTAGCGATTCTGAAACTGCTCGGTGTGTTTGATGGTGACGATTGCGTGGCGAGCAGTATCACGTTCAAAGCGACCGAAAATCGACGCGACTTGATTTTTAAAAATCGTACCGGAGACAAGATTTTATTTGTCGAGGTGCATGGCTATGCGGATCCGTATGTGTATCACGGCCAGCTTGACGGCATCATGATGTATTGCTGCCACAAGCAGTTCAAAGGCGAATTTCGTGCGGCTGTGATCTTTCTGGAAAATTCGCATCACAAAGCGGCGTTAAAGCTGGCGCATCACTTTGACGGACACGCCCAGTTGGCCTTCCAGCCGATGGTTTTAATAATGAATCAGATCGAGTTAGAAGCGCTGGAAAGCTTAAATGATGTCCGCCTGATTCCATTGTATCCGCTATGCAAAGTTACATCGCGACAAATTGAAGCTTCGATACCGGCTTGGGGTGACCGGATCAAGCACGCCGAGCAAATGTCCATAGCCGAGCGTAAGGAACTTCTGAGTTTGCTTGGCGGTTTTGTCTCGCATCGTGTAAAAAGATTGGCTCCGAAAGTTTTTAATCAACTCGTTGGAGGTTTTATGTTCGAAGATACCCGTTTTGGAAAAGAACTGATGGGAATGGGGAGTCGCAGCATAATTTTGGAACAAATCGCGCATCGTTTTGGCACGGTACCAGATGATGTTCGTCGACGACTTGAAAGAATTTACGACATCAAACGACTGAAGCGTATAGGCAGCAGGTTATTGGAAGTGGAAAATCTCAAACAGCTCAAACAACTCATCGACCCGAATGGCAAATCGACGGCGCATGAACATAAGGGTTTAAAGAAAAAAGGAGCAGTTAAAGCCCAGCATGGCGTATCGCGTTAA
- the trpS gene encoding tryptophan--tRNA ligase: protein MNRIKKRILSGMRPTGRLHLGHYVGALENWVKLQETANSPTATEVFENFHLIADYHVLTTDLDVSEIYANTIDMVIDWLGAGIRPEASPIFRQSQIKEHAELFLIFSMLITKERLERNPTLKEQVRDLNLGETLVYGHLGYPVLQAADILIYKGEVVPVGEDQLPHVEITREIARKFNSTYGQVFPEPEGRVTQFARLTGLDGQAKMSKSLGNGILLSDSPQEITAKMRKAVTDPQKIRRGDPGRPDICVVFTHHRKFNPAEEAEIRAGCESGQLGCVDCKMRCANRIADFLAPMREKRAYYEAHVDEVKDILHDGENRARREAQKTMAEVRRAMKLGEV, encoded by the coding sequence ATGAACCGAATTAAAAAAAGAATTTTGAGCGGAATGCGCCCGACCGGCCGACTGCATCTCGGCCATTACGTCGGCGCATTGGAAAATTGGGTCAAACTGCAAGAGACGGCCAATTCGCCCACGGCGACGGAAGTTTTTGAGAATTTTCATTTGATCGCCGATTATCACGTGTTGACCACCGATCTCGACGTCTCGGAAATTTATGCGAACACCATCGACATGGTGATCGATTGGCTCGGCGCCGGCATTCGCCCGGAAGCCAGCCCGATTTTCCGGCAATCGCAAATCAAAGAGCACGCCGAGTTGTTTCTCATTTTCAGCATGTTGATCACCAAAGAGCGGCTGGAGCGCAACCCGACTTTGAAAGAACAGGTGCGTGATTTGAATCTGGGCGAGACGCTGGTTTACGGGCATCTCGGTTATCCGGTGTTGCAAGCGGCGGATATTTTAATTTATAAAGGAGAAGTCGTTCCGGTTGGCGAAGATCAATTACCGCATGTAGAAATTACCCGCGAAATCGCACGGAAATTCAATTCGACCTACGGCCAGGTTTTTCCGGAGCCGGAAGGGCGCGTGACGCAATTTGCTCGCCTCACCGGCCTCGACGGCCAGGCGAAAATGAGCAAGTCGCTGGGCAACGGCATTCTACTTTCAGACTCGCCGCAAGAGATCACGGCCAAAATGCGAAAAGCCGTGACCGACCCGCAGAAAATTCGCCGCGGCGATCCCGGCCGCCCGGATATTTGCGTGGTCTTCACGCATCACCGCAAATTCAATCCAGCCGAAGAAGCGGAAATCCGCGCCGGCTGCGAAAGCGGCCAACTCGGCTGCGTCGATTGCAAAATGCGTTGCGCCAACCGCATCGCCGATTTTCTGGCGCCGATGCGCGAGAAACGCGCGTATTATGAAGCGCACGTGGACGAGGTGAAAGACATTCTCCACGACGGTGAAAATCGCGCCCGCCGTGAGGCGCAAAAGACGATGGCGGAAGTGCGCCGTGCGATGAAGCTGGGCGAGGTTTGA
- a CDS encoding acyl-CoA thioesterase, producing MLVNTTYVRVRYADTDKMGITYYSKYLEWFEVGRTEMLRDIGFPYTQLEKEGIGLPVIEAYCRYHRAARYDQLLRIVSTVKTLPRVTIRIEYKIYNEQQELLVDGYTTHPFIGKAGKPVRAPKSLLEVLQPYFQADPLDLPSEGANGKNGQSR from the coding sequence ATGCTCGTTAACACGACTTATGTCCGCGTGCGGTATGCAGACACCGACAAGATGGGCATTACGTATTACAGCAAATATCTCGAATGGTTCGAGGTGGGGCGCACGGAGATGCTGCGCGACATCGGATTTCCTTACACCCAGTTGGAAAAGGAGGGCATTGGTTTGCCGGTGATCGAAGCGTACTGCCGGTATCATCGTGCCGCCAGGTATGATCAACTGCTGCGGATCGTGAGCACCGTCAAAACTTTGCCGCGCGTGACGATTCGCATTGAGTACAAAATTTACAATGAACAGCAGGAATTGCTGGTGGATGGTTACACGACGCATCCGTTTATCGGCAAAGCCGGAAAACCGGTGCGGGCGCCCAAATCGCTGCTCGAAGTTTTGCAGCCTTATTTTCAAGCTGATCCCCTCGATTTGCCGAGCGAGGGCGCCAATGGAAAAAACGGCCAGAGCAGATAA
- a CDS encoding rRNA pseudouridine synthase, with the protein MPNVQPLPGTMRLNRYLAQSGLGSRREVEKLITRGEVKINGKNVHDLATRVDLLCDEVVVQGESVRPVNTLVYLMLNKPAGYVTTVKDEGSRQTIFALVKLPVRVFPVGRLDLDSEGLLLLTNDGELTYRLTHPRFKVPKVYHVLLNKPLQPTAVQLFHEGVIIDETCRVQGELRFTNVNDHRRCEVTIFEGRNRQIRKMFAALGYRVKGLQRIQIGPLLLGKLKLGAWRYLTEKEIQLLKAAVALRNDEVKF; encoded by the coding sequence TTGCCAAACGTTCAACCGTTGCCGGGCACGATGCGGTTGAACCGTTATCTGGCGCAAAGCGGTTTAGGCTCGCGCCGTGAAGTCGAAAAGCTCATCACGCGCGGTGAAGTCAAAATCAACGGCAAAAACGTCCACGATTTGGCGACGCGGGTTGATTTGCTTTGCGATGAAGTGGTGGTGCAAGGTGAAAGCGTGCGGCCGGTCAACACGCTGGTTTATCTGATGCTCAACAAACCGGCCGGCTACGTGACGACGGTGAAAGATGAAGGGAGCCGGCAAACAATTTTTGCGCTGGTCAAGCTTCCGGTGCGCGTTTTTCCGGTTGGCCGCCTTGATTTGGACAGCGAGGGTTTGCTGCTGTTGACCAATGATGGCGAACTGACTTACCGCTTGACGCATCCGCGCTTCAAGGTACCGAAAGTTTACCACGTGCTGCTGAACAAGCCTTTGCAACCGACGGCGGTGCAGCTTTTTCACGAAGGCGTGATCATCGATGAAACCTGTCGTGTGCAGGGCGAGCTGCGTTTTACCAATGTGAACGATCACCGGCGGTGTGAAGTGACGATCTTCGAAGGCCGCAATCGGCAGATTCGAAAAATGTTTGCGGCGCTTGGTTACCGCGTGAAAGGGTTGCAGCGCATTCAAATTGGGCCGTTGTTGCTGGGGAAGCTAAAGCTTGGCGCGTGGCGGTATTTGACGGAGAAAGAAATTCAGCTTTTGAAGGCAGCGGTAGCGTTACGAAATGATGAAGTGAAATTTTAA
- a CDS encoding segregation/condensation protein A encodes MAYRVKLTNFEGPLDLLLFLIKKNEVDIYDIPIASITRQYLEYVAILQMLDLEGAGDFILLAATLIRIKAQMLLPKSPAAQEEEEEDPRQELVRRLLEYQRFKEVAEHLSVFEANERSFYPRGHRDLNFDDHDFSDWVDYAEGNVSLFDLMAVFKQVLMRVPKEIQHRVERIPITVEEQIEYIQQELLINKQLLFISLLQKLPSKIYMIVTFIALLEMMKRGMATATQSGPYGEIWINKV; translated from the coding sequence ATGGCGTATCGCGTTAAACTGACGAATTTTGAAGGCCCGCTCGATCTCTTGTTGTTTCTCATCAAGAAGAACGAGGTGGATATTTACGACATCCCGATCGCTTCCATCACTCGACAGTATCTGGAATACGTCGCGATCCTGCAAATGCTCGATCTCGAGGGGGCCGGCGATTTCATTCTTTTAGCCGCCACGCTCATCCGCATCAAAGCGCAAATGCTGCTGCCCAAATCTCCCGCGGCCCAGGAAGAGGAGGAAGAAGATCCCAGGCAGGAATTGGTGCGCCGTTTGTTGGAATATCAGCGCTTCAAAGAAGTGGCCGAGCACTTGTCGGTGTTCGAGGCCAATGAACGTTCTTTTTACCCGCGTGGCCATCGCGACCTCAATTTCGACGATCACGATTTCAGCGACTGGGTCGATTATGCCGAGGGCAACGTGAGTTTGTTCGATTTGATGGCGGTGTTCAAGCAGGTGCTCATGCGTGTGCCCAAGGAAATACAACACCGGGTCGAGCGCATCCCGATCACCGTCGAAGAGCAAATCGAATACATCCAGCAGGAGCTGCTGATCAACAAGCAATTGCTTTTCATCTCGCTGCTGCAAAAGCTGCCGAGCAAGATTTATATGATCGTCACCTTCATCGCCCTGCTGGAAATGATGAAACGCGGCATGGCGACGGCGACGCAATCCGGACCTTATGGAGAAATTTGGATCAACAAAGTTTAA
- the cmk gene encoding (d)CMP kinase, with protein sequence MRERRLIIAIDGPAGSGKSTTARLLAKRIGYIYLDTGAFYRALTLKVLDAGVSPEDSASILQLAEKMNIEMQPLEDKNRVLLDGREVTQQIREPAVTNAVAPIAANPRVRAIMVEKQRAIGRNGGVVMEGRDIGTVVFPDADLKIFMQASLDERARRRQEELAAMGIVRDREILKEEIARRDQNDSTRMVAPLIRAADAILLDTTSLTIEQQVDFIVGELEKKLNSR encoded by the coding sequence TTGAGAGAACGACGACTGATTATCGCGATTGACGGTCCGGCCGGCTCCGGCAAAAGCACGACGGCGCGCTTGCTGGCGAAGCGGATCGGTTACATCTACCTTGATACCGGCGCGTTTTATCGCGCGCTCACCCTCAAAGTTTTGGACGCCGGTGTTTCGCCGGAAGACAGCGCCAGTATCTTGCAACTGGCGGAAAAGATGAACATCGAGATGCAACCATTGGAAGATAAAAACCGGGTGTTGCTGGATGGCCGTGAGGTGACGCAACAGATTCGCGAGCCGGCGGTGACCAATGCCGTCGCACCGATTGCGGCCAACCCTCGAGTTCGCGCCATCATGGTCGAAAAGCAGCGTGCCATCGGCCGCAACGGTGGCGTGGTGATGGAAGGTCGGGACATCGGCACGGTGGTGTTTCCTGATGCGGATTTGAAAATTTTCATGCAGGCTTCGTTGGACGAGCGCGCCCGGCGCCGGCAGGAAGAACTGGCGGCGATGGGCATTGTGCGCGATCGGGAAATCTTGAAGGAAGAAATCGCCCGGCGCGATCAAAATGATTCCACCCGCATGGTCGCGCCATTGATTCGCGCCGCCGACGCGATCTTGCTCGATACCACGAGCTTGACGATTGAGCAACAGGTCGATTTCATCGTCGGCGAACTGGAAAAGAAATTGAACTCGCGTTGA
- the scpB gene encoding SMC-Scp complex subunit ScpB — METQELKRIVEALIFAADEPLSADRIAETLELQNGFDLGVLIEELNRDYHESGRAFTIRKVAGGYQIVTQQNYASWIRKLYLGRQKNRLSHAALETLALIAFKQPISRVDIAQIRGVNSDAVIGTLLERKLITISGRSETVGRPLLYSTTPEFLKYFGINDITDLPKPREIEELFSKEGMPEELLQALSQTDTQLSLPINIDGETPSPAEETENKIEPSQPPTAEAPPVVDSSNEPSEPATISDKVEDQTANPEIAVSPIDINEEAVTQLEVLRDSDATAISSPPANASQDEIAWISLNSEANKPVEDFTPPRLQKQISRRSGAGAELAIEELMETENDLPTFAGVSEVVSKTLTANENSGAGAKSSSIATMMEEITAGLVRTDEVAGSGEALEPETVVAEVDEIVEMIVTAPAVEVKVVEVHGPGAPDEESPPLALQADTGAEIDGWMAEEFSHEEIAEPDFVKKSEDFFLGDVSKPLVDSVTAIEANENGVATGSEPIVIASTHSTAEKIFQNLIENSSDSEREMAAPVSEPSESVTIVEFDQPTMIKSVESAGPTQAPPGVASTAAPVIANNGRRAITWRERVASWIRRAVNKLMTFIDAKF, encoded by the coding sequence ATGGAAACGCAAGAGCTAAAACGCATCGTGGAGGCGCTGATCTTCGCGGCGGACGAGCCGTTGAGCGCAGATCGCATCGCTGAAACCCTCGAATTGCAAAACGGTTTTGATCTCGGCGTTTTGATTGAGGAATTAAACCGTGATTATCACGAAAGCGGCCGCGCCTTCACGATTCGAAAAGTTGCCGGCGGGTATCAGATCGTCACGCAGCAAAACTACGCGAGCTGGATCAGAAAACTTTATCTTGGCCGGCAAAAGAACCGTCTCTCCCACGCGGCTTTGGAAACCTTGGCGCTGATCGCGTTCAAACAGCCGATCAGCCGCGTCGACATCGCGCAAATTCGCGGCGTCAATTCCGATGCCGTGATCGGCACGTTGTTGGAGCGCAAATTGATCACGATTAGCGGCCGCTCCGAGACGGTCGGCCGGCCTTTGCTTTACAGCACCACCCCGGAGTTTCTCAAATATTTCGGCATCAACGATATCACCGATCTTCCCAAACCACGCGAAATTGAAGAACTGTTCAGCAAAGAAGGCATGCCGGAAGAGCTTCTGCAGGCGCTGAGCCAAACCGACACACAGCTCAGCCTGCCGATCAACATCGATGGCGAAACGCCCTCGCCGGCGGAAGAGACCGAAAACAAAATCGAGCCGTCACAACCGCCCACCGCTGAAGCTCCTCCTGTTGTTGATTCTTCCAACGAACCATCGGAACCTGCCACGATTTCGGACAAAGTTGAAGATCAAACTGCCAATCCAGAAATCGCAGTTTCACCCATTGATATCAATGAAGAGGCGGTGACGCAGCTTGAAGTTTTGCGCGACAGCGACGCCACCGCCATTTCCTCGCCGCCGGCTAATGCCAGCCAGGACGAAATCGCGTGGATTAGCTTGAACAGCGAAGCGAATAAACCGGTCGAAGATTTTACTCCGCCCCGCCTTCAAAAGCAAATAAGCAGGCGGAGCGGGGCCGGCGCCGAACTCGCCATTGAAGAATTGATGGAAACAGAAAATGATTTGCCGACGTTTGCCGGCGTAAGCGAGGTCGTTTCCAAGACGCTGACAGCAAATGAAAATTCCGGCGCCGGGGCGAAATCATCGTCCATCGCAACAATGATGGAAGAGATTACAGCGGGTCTCGTTCGAACGGATGAGGTTGCGGGCAGCGGTGAGGCGCTGGAGCCGGAAACAGTTGTTGCCGAGGTGGACGAAATTGTCGAGATGATCGTGACCGCGCCGGCAGTGGAAGTAAAAGTCGTCGAAGTGCATGGCCCTGGCGCGCCGGATGAAGAGTCGCCGCCGCTCGCGCTTCAAGCCGACACCGGCGCAGAAATTGATGGCTGGATGGCGGAGGAATTTTCACACGAAGAGATTGCCGAGCCGGATTTTGTAAAAAAATCCGAGGATTTTTTTTTAGGAGACGTTTCCAAGCCTCTTGTTGATTCTGTGACGGCGATTGAGGCGAACGAAAACGGCGTGGCGACAGGTTCCGAACCGATTGTGATTGCATCGACGCATTCAACGGCAGAGAAAATTTTTCAGAATCTGATTGAAAATTCATCAGATTCGGAGAGGGAGATGGCGGCGCCTGTTTCGGAGCCATCCGAGAGCGTGACGATAGTTGAGTTTGACCAGCCAACGATGATCAAATCCGTCGAGAGCGCTGGGCCGACCCAAGCCCCGCCAGGCGTCGCCTCGACAGCCGCGCCGGTCATTGCAAACAACGGCCGTCGCGCGATAACATGGCGCGAACGTGTCGCCAGTTGGATCAGGCGCGCGGTCAATAAGCTGATGACGTTTATTGACGCAAAATTTTAG